The Gimibacter soli genome includes a region encoding these proteins:
- the ilvD gene encoding dihydroxy-acid dehydratase, with protein MPDYRSKTSTHGRNMAGARALWRATGMKDEDFRKPIVAVVNSFTQFVPGHVHLKDLGQMVAREIEAAGGVAKEFNTIAVDDGIAMGHDGMLYSLPSREIIADSVEYMANAHCADALVCISNCDKITPGMLMAALRLNIPAVFVSGGPMEAGEADYEGTHRKLDLVDAMVDAANPKVSDEEVAIVERSACPTCGSCSGMFTANSMNCLTEALGLSLPGNGTTLATHADRKELFLSAARRVVDLTKRYYLQGDESVLPRNVANFKAFENAMTLDIAMGGSTNTVLHILAAAYEGGIDFSMADIDRLSRRVPNLCKVAPATQKYHIQDVHRAGGIFAILGELDRAGLIHRDCHTVHTKTLGEAIDQFDITQTTDADVHRFYRAAPGGVPTQVAFSQSKRYETLDLDRVAGCIRAKEHAYSQDGGLAVLFGNLAEEGCIVKTAGVDDSILKFKGSARVYESQDAAVEGILGGEVKEGDVVVIRYEGPRGGPGMQEMLYPTSYLKSMGLGKACALLTDGRFSGGTSGLSIGHVSPEAEEGGLIGLVENGDPIEIDIPNRTIELKVGDNVLAIRRAAMEAKGDDAWKPTKPRTRKVSTALKAYAKLTTSAAKGAVRQL; from the coding sequence ATGCCCGACTATCGTTCCAAAACCTCGACCCACGGCCGCAACATGGCGGGCGCCCGCGCCCTTTGGCGCGCCACCGGCATGAAGGATGAGGATTTCCGGAAGCCGATTGTCGCTGTCGTCAACAGCTTCACCCAGTTCGTGCCGGGTCATGTGCATTTGAAAGACCTTGGCCAGATGGTTGCGCGCGAGATCGAGGCTGCCGGTGGAGTGGCGAAGGAATTCAACACGATTGCCGTGGATGACGGTATCGCCATGGGGCATGACGGCATGCTCTATAGCTTGCCGTCGCGCGAAATCATCGCCGACAGTGTTGAATATATGGCGAACGCCCACTGTGCCGATGCGCTTGTCTGCATCTCGAACTGCGACAAGATCACCCCCGGAATGCTGATGGCGGCACTCCGCCTCAATATCCCGGCCGTGTTCGTCTCTGGCGGTCCGATGGAAGCGGGCGAGGCTGATTATGAAGGCACCCACCGCAAGCTCGATCTTGTCGATGCCATGGTCGATGCTGCGAACCCGAAGGTTTCGGACGAAGAAGTGGCGATTGTCGAGCGTTCAGCATGCCCCACCTGTGGGTCCTGTAGTGGCATGTTCACCGCCAACAGCATGAACTGCCTGACGGAAGCGCTTGGCCTGTCGCTGCCCGGCAACGGTACGACGCTTGCGACCCATGCTGACCGCAAGGAACTGTTCCTTTCAGCGGCGCGCCGCGTGGTGGACCTCACGAAACGCTATTACCTGCAGGGGGACGAAAGCGTCCTGCCGCGCAATGTCGCCAACTTCAAGGCGTTTGAAAATGCCATGACGCTCGATATCGCCATGGGCGGGTCGACAAACACCGTGCTGCATATTCTGGCGGCGGCCTATGAGGGCGGCATCGATTTCTCGATGGCGGATATCGACCGGCTGTCGCGCCGCGTGCCGAACCTGTGCAAGGTGGCGCCGGCCACGCAGAAATATCACATTCAGGATGTGCATAGGGCTGGTGGTATCTTCGCGATCCTTGGCGAACTGGACCGCGCGGGCCTCATCCACCGCGATTGCCATACTGTGCACACAAAAACGCTCGGCGAAGCTATCGACCAGTTCGATATCACGCAGACGACGGACGCCGATGTGCATCGCTTCTACCGCGCCGCACCGGGCGGCGTGCCCACGCAGGTCGCGTTCAGCCAGTCGAAGCGCTACGAAACGCTCGATCTGGACCGCGTGGCCGGCTGCATCCGCGCCAAGGAACATGCCTACAGCCAGGATGGCGGGCTTGCCGTCCTTTTCGGCAATCTGGCCGAAGAAGGCTGTATCGTGAAAACGGCGGGCGTGGACGACAGCATCCTGAAGTTCAAGGGCTCGGCCCGCGTCTATGAAAGCCAGGACGCCGCCGTTGAAGGCATCCTCGGCGGCGAGGTGAAAGAAGGCGACGTGGTCGTCATCCGCTACGAAGGCCCCCGCGGCGGCCCCGGCATGCAGGAAATGCTGTATCCGACGAGCTATCTGAAATCGATGGGGCTCGGCAAGGCGTGCGCGCTCCTCACCGATGGTCGTTTCTCGGGTGGCACCTCGGGCCTTTCCATCGGGCACGTCAGCCCCGAGGCGGAAGAGGGCGGCCTTATCGGCCTTGTCGAAAACGGCGACCCGATCGAGATCGATATCCCGAACCGCACGATCGAGCTGAAGGTTGGCGATAATGTCCTCGCCATCCGCCGTGCGGCGATGGAAGCGAAAGGCGACGACGCCTGGAAGCCCACCAAGCCGCGCACCCGCAAGGTCTCGACCGCGCTCAAGGCCTACGCAAAGCTGACGACCTCGGCAGCCAAAGGGGCTGTTCGCCAACTCTAA
- the speB gene encoding agmatinase: MSQGMMEPYGGHISYLRFPVCESAEGLDLAIMGVPFDLNTTGRAGARFGPRGIREMSLTMAEFPWGVWPWGYHLRDKFKVGDIGDVMGFTAYTERMMPAVEAAADKVMATGASLLTLGGDHSITYPLLKAHARKHGPLALIHFDAHSDTWIDDDINHGTMFHHAIKDGTIVPENSIQLGMRTPNPDEQGMLVLDGLECLKTPPLEMAKRIRERVGNRPAYLTFDIDFLDPAYAPATGTPVVGGPNSAYARDVLRALVGMNIVGGDQVEVAPHYEGAAQITALAGATIAADILYLIGASRSR, encoded by the coding sequence ATGTCCCAAGGCATGATGGAACCCTATGGCGGCCATATTTCCTACCTGCGTTTCCCGGTGTGCGAAAGCGCCGAAGGGCTGGACCTTGCCATCATGGGCGTGCCGTTTGACCTGAACACCACGGGCCGCGCCGGTGCGCGCTTCGGGCCTCGCGGCATCCGTGAAATGTCGCTGACCATGGCCGAATTCCCCTGGGGGGTCTGGCCGTGGGGCTATCATCTGCGTGACAAGTTCAAGGTCGGCGACATTGGCGATGTGATGGGCTTCACCGCCTACACCGAGCGCATGATGCCTGCCGTGGAAGCCGCTGCTGACAAGGTGATGGCAACCGGCGCCTCGCTCCTCACGCTTGGCGGCGATCACTCGATCACCTATCCGCTCCTGAAGGCCCATGCCCGCAAGCATGGCCCGCTGGCGCTTATCCATTTCGATGCGCACAGCGACACCTGGATTGATGACGACATCAACCACGGCACCATGTTCCATCATGCGATCAAGGACGGCACCATTGTGCCCGAAAACTCGATCCAGCTGGGCATGCGCACCCCGAACCCGGACGAACAAGGCATGCTGGTGCTGGACGGCCTCGAGTGCCTGAAAACCCCGCCGCTGGAGATGGCGAAACGCATCCGCGAGCGTGTGGGCAACCGCCCTGCCTACCTCACCTTCGATATCGATTTCCTTGACCCGGCTTATGCGCCCGCAACTGGTACCCCTGTGGTCGGCGGTCCCAATTCGGCCTATGCCCGCGATGTGCTGCGCGCACTTGTCGGCATGAATATTGTGGGCGGCGATCAGGTGGAGGTTGCCCCGCATTATGAAGGGGCGGCGCAGATCACTGCACTTGCCGGCGCTACGATTGCGGCAGACATCCTTTACCTGATCGGTGCTTCACGCAGCCGTTGA
- a CDS encoding PAS domain-containing protein: MIVVPTATFEALLSEWKRWRTASGGPVPRKDQVDPQAIKQLLPYVALIDIDETGKMVGRLSGTFYRDLFGEELAGKAAEAVRRYQGTSLFLPNAAFRALVDVPCGMKSKRRIPVATGGAWNMHIMTLPLCDAKGQRNMGMYTIEMAPEGKAGQLLDLATLQFDQGTLESYHFFDLGYGLPELTGPLASASTAA; this comes from the coding sequence ATGATTGTCGTTCCAACAGCTACGTTCGAGGCGTTGCTTTCCGAGTGGAAGCGCTGGCGCACAGCATCGGGCGGGCCGGTGCCGCGCAAGGATCAGGTTGATCCCCAGGCCATCAAGCAGCTGCTGCCCTATGTTGCCCTGATCGATATCGATGAAACCGGCAAGATGGTAGGTCGGCTTTCCGGCACCTTTTACCGCGATCTTTTCGGCGAGGAACTGGCCGGCAAGGCGGCCGAGGCGGTGCGCCGCTATCAGGGCACGTCGCTCTTTCTGCCGAATGCGGCGTTCCGGGCGCTCGTTGATGTGCCCTGCGGCATGAAATCCAAGCGCCGCATCCCGGTGGCGACCGGCGGGGCGTGGAACATGCATATCATGACCCTGCCGCTATGCGATGCGAAAGGGCAGCGCAACATGGGGATGTACACGATCGAAATGGCGCCCGAGGGCAAAGCTGGACAGCTGCTTGATCTCGCCACCCTGCAGTTCGATCAGGGTACGCTCGAAAGCTATCATTTCTTCGATCTGGGCTACGGCCTGCCGGAACTGACAGGCCCGCTCGCCAGCGCCTCAACGGCTGCGTGA
- a CDS encoding substrate-binding periplasmic protein: MSLSANPGAFSEEIEERGPVRIYATRVEELLDSSDGSPYVRLLKYLTRNLQKDMNLQIMPYRRAVRSFLKDRQSCLYIANEGFNYEPYGSPDLSEVRYSKPVNRLRIKFFVHAGRTPPASLEALRGLSVAAESGAYSIVSTEPEVSGRAQLMAMDSLQAALALLDKGRVDAVAVYGLDLAQYEAQHGEQDVVADPEFGIGDINEQIACWKGGTRTLLLDLVDSEIDKAVEDGQWRRILGKGAEDPRLRD; the protein is encoded by the coding sequence GTGTCCCTTTCCGCAAACCCCGGTGCTTTTTCCGAAGAGATTGAAGAACGCGGCCCGGTGCGCATCTATGCCACGCGGGTTGAGGAGCTTCTGGATTCGTCGGATGGCAGCCCCTATGTGCGGCTCCTGAAGTATCTGACGCGCAATCTGCAGAAGGACATGAACCTGCAGATCATGCCGTATCGCCGGGCGGTCCGCAGCTTCCTCAAAGACCGTCAGTCCTGCCTTTATATCGCTAATGAAGGCTTCAATTACGAACCCTATGGCTCGCCGGACCTTTCAGAGGTGCGCTATTCGAAGCCGGTCAACCGGCTCAGGATCAAATTCTTCGTTCATGCTGGTCGCACACCGCCTGCTTCGCTTGAGGCCTTGCGGGGATTGAGCGTTGCAGCTGAATCCGGTGCCTATTCGATTGTCTCGACAGAACCCGAAGTCAGTGGCCGTGCACAGCTGATGGCGATGGACAGCCTGCAGGCAGCGCTGGCGCTGTTGGACAAGGGCAGGGTGGATGCCGTGGCGGTGTACGGGCTTGATCTCGCCCAATATGAAGCGCAACACGGCGAACAGGATGTCGTGGCCGATCCCGAATTCGGGATCGGCGATATTAACGAGCAGATCGCCTGCTGGAAGGGCGGCACCCGTACCTTGCTACTTGACCTTGTCGATAGCGAGATCGACAAGGCTGTCGAGGATGGCCAATGGCGCCGCATTCTTGGCAAGGGTGCCGAAGACCCGCGCCTCCGCGATTGA
- a CDS encoding valine--tRNA ligase, translating to MAMEKTYSPGDIEAKWYQHWENNGAFACGQKPDAEPYVIVMPPPNVTGSLHMGHALDNTLQDVLVRFERLRGKDVLWQPGTDHAGIATQMVVERQLDAEGKTTRQEMGREAFLERVWKWKEESGGTITRQLRRLGASCDWSREAFTMDEPRSAAVIKKFVKLYKDGLLYKDQRLVNWDPKLKTAISDLEVEQKEVDGNFWHFRYPVDGEDGVFIEIATTRPETMLGDTAVAVNPEDERYKHLIGKMVKLPLVGRLIPIVGDEHADPEQGTGALKITPAHDFNDFEVGKRHDLPMINIFTAEAAVNENAPAKYRGMDRYVARKAIVADMDAAGFLVKVEPHRHMVPYGDRGGVVIEPWLTEQWYVDAATLAKPAIEAVEQGRTNFIPKNWEKTYFEWMRNIQPWCVSRQLWWGHRIPAWYAPDGTVFVEETEEDAMAAAKAKFGDNVVLERDKDVLDTWFSSAMWPYSTLGWPDDEATVKKYYPNATLVTGFDIIFFWVARMMMSGLYFMGDVPFKNVYIHALVRDEHGQKMSKSKGNVIDPLKFIDTYGADALRFTLAAMEAQGRDIKLAEKRVEGYRNFGTKLWNAARFCEMNGIGGSDTVAPPKADLILSKWIIGEVAKAAEGVTSALEAFRFNDAADAIYHFVWGTFCDWYLELIKPVFWGEDEAQKEETRAVAGWVLDQILVLLHPFMPFITEELWHGLKDGRKHDLIAASWPKIDTVDAAAGDEVNWVIRFISAVRSTRAEMNVPANAKATALVVGASSETQARIDRWQDMLARMARLEKAEAVATAESKGSAQLVVDEATVYLPLADLMDVEAEKARLAKALEKVRKEAGALSGRLSNQGFVAKAPAHVIEEAKAQLADLESQAEKLDAAFKRLG from the coding sequence ATGGCCATGGAAAAGACCTACAGCCCCGGCGACATCGAGGCGAAATGGTATCAGCATTGGGAAAATAACGGCGCCTTCGCCTGCGGGCAGAAGCCGGATGCCGAGCCCTATGTGATTGTGATGCCGCCGCCGAATGTCACCGGCAGTCTCCATATGGGCCATGCGCTGGATAACACGCTGCAGGATGTTCTGGTGCGGTTCGAGCGGCTGCGCGGCAAGGACGTGTTGTGGCAGCCGGGCACCGACCATGCGGGCATCGCCACCCAGATGGTGGTCGAGCGCCAGCTGGACGCCGAAGGCAAGACGACCCGTCAGGAAATGGGCCGTGAGGCCTTCCTTGAGCGTGTCTGGAAATGGAAAGAGGAATCCGGCGGCACCATCACCCGCCAGCTGCGCCGTCTGGGCGCTTCGTGCGACTGGTCGCGCGAGGCCTTCACCATGGACGAGCCCCGCTCGGCCGCTGTGATCAAGAAATTCGTGAAGCTTTACAAGGACGGCCTTCTCTACAAGGACCAGCGCCTTGTGAACTGGGATCCGAAGCTGAAAACCGCGATTTCGGACCTCGAGGTGGAACAGAAGGAAGTTGACGGCAACTTCTGGCACTTCCGCTATCCCGTGGACGGCGAAGACGGCGTTTTCATCGAGATTGCGACCACGCGTCCCGAAACCATGCTCGGTGATACAGCCGTTGCCGTGAACCCAGAAGACGAGCGCTACAAGCACCTGATCGGCAAGATGGTGAAGCTGCCGCTGGTTGGCCGCCTGATCCCGATTGTGGGTGACGAGCATGCGGACCCGGAGCAGGGCACTGGTGCGCTGAAGATCACTCCGGCGCATGACTTCAACGACTTTGAAGTCGGCAAGCGCCATGACCTGCCGATGATCAATATCTTCACGGCGGAAGCGGCCGTGAACGAGAATGCGCCGGCGAAATACCGGGGCATGGACCGCTACGTGGCGCGCAAGGCCATTGTGGCCGATATGGACGCCGCCGGTTTCCTTGTGAAGGTTGAGCCCCACCGCCATATGGTGCCGTATGGCGACCGTGGCGGCGTGGTGATCGAGCCCTGGCTGACCGAGCAATGGTATGTGGATGCAGCAACGCTCGCCAAGCCCGCCATTGAAGCGGTGGAGCAAGGTCGCACCAACTTCATCCCCAAAAACTGGGAAAAGACCTATTTCGAATGGATGCGCAACATCCAGCCCTGGTGCGTGTCGCGCCAGCTGTGGTGGGGCCATCGCATTCCCGCATGGTACGCGCCCGATGGCACCGTTTTCGTTGAGGAAACGGAAGAAGATGCCATGGCCGCGGCCAAGGCCAAGTTCGGCGATAACGTGGTGCTGGAGCGCGACAAAGACGTGCTCGACACCTGGTTCTCGTCCGCCATGTGGCCCTATTCGACCCTCGGCTGGCCCGACGACGAAGCCACAGTGAAGAAATATTATCCGAACGCCACACTGGTGACCGGTTTCGATATCATCTTCTTCTGGGTCGCCCGGATGATGATGTCCGGCCTCTATTTCATGGGCGATGTGCCGTTCAAGAACGTTTACATCCACGCGCTGGTGCGCGACGAGCACGGCCAGAAAATGTCGAAATCCAAGGGGAACGTGATCGATCCCCTGAAATTCATCGACACCTACGGCGCCGATGCCCTGCGCTTCACGCTTGCCGCGATGGAAGCGCAAGGGCGCGACATCAAGCTCGCCGAGAAGCGCGTTGAAGGTTACCGCAACTTCGGCACCAAGCTCTGGAACGCGGCCCGCTTCTGCGAAATGAACGGCATTGGCGGCTCCGACACCGTAGCGCCGCCGAAGGCTGACCTCATTCTGTCGAAATGGATCATCGGTGAAGTGGCGAAAGCCGCCGAAGGTGTGACGAGCGCGCTTGAAGCCTTCCGTTTCAACGATGCGGCTGACGCCATCTATCACTTCGTGTGGGGCACTTTCTGCGACTGGTATCTTGAGCTGATCAAGCCGGTCTTCTGGGGCGAGGATGAAGCGCAGAAGGAAGAGACCCGTGCCGTTGCCGGCTGGGTGCTGGACCAGATCCTTGTGCTGCTCCACCCCTTCATGCCCTTCATCACCGAAGAGCTGTGGCACGGCCTGAAAGACGGCCGCAAACATGACCTCATCGCTGCCTCGTGGCCGAAGATCGATACGGTTGATGCTGCCGCCGGTGACGAGGTCAACTGGGTGATCCGGTTCATCAGCGCTGTCCGTTCGACCCGCGCGGAAATGAACGTGCCCGCAAACGCCAAGGCGACCGCTCTGGTAGTTGGTGCATCCAGCGAGACGCAGGCCCGGATCGATCGCTGGCAGGATATGCTGGCCCGCATGGCGCGGCTTGAAAAGGCCGAGGCCGTGGCGACTGCCGAATCGAAAGGTTCGGCCCAGCTGGTGGTCGATGAAGCGACTGTCTATCTGCCGCTCGCTGACCTGATGGATGTGGAAGCGGAAAAAGCTCGTCTTGCCAAAGCCTTGGAAAAGGTACGCAAGGAGGCCGGGGCGCTGTCCGGTCGCCTGTCGAATCAGGGATTCGTGGCCAAGGCACCCGCACATGTGATAGAGGAAGCTAAGGCACAGCTCGCGGACCTTGAAAGTCAGGCCGAAAAGCTGGACGCCGCCTTCAAGCGTTTGGGCTGA
- a CDS encoding DUF2497 domain-containing protein has product MIASDDEPTMEEILASIRRIISDESDETAAPAAAPEPEPEPEAEPAFEPEPEPEPEPVYEPEPEPEPEPEPEPEYEPEPEPAYEPEPERLDDILELTDFADSDGIVSPPVETRTAQSFAHLSHLMVSGYEGDQNTLEGLVRSMLKPMLQAWLDENLPQIVQDAVEREVARIARRK; this is encoded by the coding sequence GTGATTGCATCTGACGACGAGCCGACAATGGAAGAAATTCTGGCGTCCATCCGCCGGATTATCTCCGATGAGTCGGATGAGACTGCCGCCCCTGCCGCTGCGCCGGAACCCGAGCCCGAACCCGAAGCAGAGCCGGCGTTTGAGCCGGAACCCGAGCCCGAGCCCGAGCCGGTTTACGAGCCGGAACCTGAGCCCGAGCCGGAACCCGAACCTGAACCGGAATATGAACCCGAGCCCGAGCCGGCCTACGAGCCGGAGCCCGAGCGCCTGGATGATATTCTGGAACTCACCGATTTCGCTGATTCTGACGGCATCGTTTCGCCACCGGTAGAAACGCGCACGGCGCAAAGCTTCGCGCATCTCTCGCATCTGATGGTGTCGGGCTATGAAGGCGACCAGAACACGCTTGAAGGGCTTGTCCGCAGCATGCTGAAGCCGATGCTGCAAGCGTGGCTCGACGAGAACCTGCCGCAGATCGTGCAGGACGCTGTCGAGCGCGAAGTCGCCCGTATCGCGCGCCGCAAGTAA
- a CDS encoding TolC family outer membrane protein: protein MKKTIASLLAIATVLGGTGAVSAETLKEALEAAYASNPTLQAQRAAVRAIDNTVPGAKAAFLPSVVGEASYGERHGKVINSQAPNGPRNDADVDSTAYGVTAQLSIFNGMRDLNAVRQAKAEVMVARAQLQNTEQQVLLQGIAAYMDVVRDQSVVELNKNQVQVLERQLEASRDRFRVGEITRTDVAQSEARLEGAKSQLLAAEAQLAASRGAYQRVIGRAPAGLDTPGGLPVLPASLESAIETAMADAPNVIAARYSEEAARRGIHIAEGGLLPRLGAEASYSHTDGSSLVGNNTTPDDSDIKAFGFQLTVPLYTGGATYADIRRAKEVRSQRMVQIVEAERSAQETALVTWDRLRAARGQIASTEAQVRANEIALEGVRQEAAVGSRTTLDVLNAEQELLDARANLIRAQRDEFVAAYNLLAAVGTLNSGTLGLDVDAYDPEEHYDDVKNQMIGW from the coding sequence ATGAAAAAAACCATCGCATCGCTTCTGGCGATCGCCACCGTTCTGGGTGGCACCGGGGCCGTCAGCGCCGAGACGCTCAAGGAAGCGCTCGAGGCCGCCTACGCCTCCAACCCGACCCTGCAAGCACAGCGTGCTGCCGTGCGGGCAATCGATAACACCGTGCCCGGCGCCAAGGCCGCTTTCCTGCCGAGCGTGGTGGGTGAAGCAAGCTACGGCGAACGCCATGGCAAGGTGATTAACAGCCAGGCACCGAATGGCCCGCGGAACGACGCAGATGTCGATTCGACCGCATACGGCGTGACGGCGCAGCTGTCGATCTTCAACGGCATGCGTGACCTGAATGCCGTGCGCCAGGCCAAGGCGGAAGTCATGGTGGCACGCGCCCAGCTGCAAAATACCGAACAGCAAGTGCTGCTGCAGGGTATTGCCGCCTATATGGATGTTGTCCGCGATCAGTCCGTAGTCGAACTGAACAAGAATCAGGTGCAGGTACTGGAACGCCAGCTGGAAGCCAGCCGCGACCGTTTCCGCGTTGGTGAAATCACCCGCACGGACGTTGCCCAGTCCGAAGCCCGCCTCGAAGGGGCAAAGTCGCAGCTTCTGGCCGCCGAAGCCCAGCTTGCAGCAAGCCGCGGTGCTTACCAGCGCGTGATCGGTCGGGCGCCTGCCGGGCTTGATACGCCGGGTGGCCTGCCGGTTCTGCCTGCTTCACTTGAATCTGCAATTGAAACGGCAATGGCTGACGCACCCAACGTGATTGCCGCGCGTTACAGCGAAGAAGCGGCCCGCCGCGGTATCCATATCGCCGAAGGTGGCCTGCTGCCGCGGCTTGGTGCCGAAGCGTCCTACTCGCACACCGATGGCAGCTCGCTCGTGGGGAACAACACGACCCCCGACGATAGCGACATCAAGGCGTTCGGCTTCCAGCTGACCGTGCCCCTTTACACGGGCGGCGCTACCTATGCCGACATCCGTCGTGCCAAGGAAGTTCGCAGCCAGCGTATGGTGCAGATCGTTGAAGCCGAGCGTTCAGCGCAGGAAACCGCGCTGGTGACTTGGGACCGCCTGCGCGCAGCGCGGGGCCAGATTGCCTCGACCGAAGCACAGGTCCGCGCCAACGAAATCGCACTTGAAGGTGTTCGCCAGGAAGCAGCCGTCGGCTCGCGCACCACGCTTGATGTGCTGAATGCCGAGCAGGAACTGCTGGATGCCCGCGCCAACCTCATCCGCGCCCAGCGTGACGAATTTGTTGCGGCCTACAATCTTCTGGCGGCCGTCGGTACGCTCAATTCCGGTACGCTCGGGCTCGATGTCGATGCCTACGACCCGGAAGAGCATTACGACGACGTGAAAAACCAGATGATTGGCTGGTAA
- a CDS encoding protein-L-isoaspartate O-methyltransferase family protein: MTVARSHMIDCQLRPNEVNDERLIAAIRSVPREHFVPKAKRSVAYVDEDIAIGEGRYLMEPMVFARLLTEADVQSSDVVLDIGGATGYSAAVIAGLAEAVVALEEDKKLAAAAEKKLGELEIINTAVVQGAHAEGVAKQGPFDVIFIGGLVEEVPQALLKQLADGGRLVCVREKDGVGRAHIVTREDGQFAARDLFDANVPPIPGFAKPAGFVF, translated from the coding sequence GCCATATGATCGACTGCCAGCTCCGCCCCAATGAAGTGAATGACGAGCGCCTGATTGCCGCTATTCGCAGCGTCCCGCGGGAGCATTTTGTACCCAAGGCAAAGCGTTCCGTCGCCTATGTTGACGAGGATATTGCCATTGGCGAAGGCCGTTATCTGATGGAGCCGATGGTGTTTGCCCGCCTCCTGACGGAAGCTGACGTCCAGTCGAGCGACGTTGTGCTCGATATCGGCGGCGCCACTGGCTACAGCGCGGCCGTTATCGCCGGGCTGGCCGAGGCTGTTGTGGCACTTGAAGAAGACAAGAAGCTCGCGGCTGCTGCCGAGAAGAAGCTTGGCGAGCTTGAAATCATCAATACTGCTGTGGTGCAGGGTGCCCATGCCGAGGGCGTTGCCAAACAAGGCCCGTTCGACGTGATTTTCATCGGTGGCCTGGTGGAGGAAGTGCCGCAGGCGCTCCTCAAGCAGCTCGCTGACGGTGGCCGCCTTGTGTGCGTGCGTGAAAAAGACGGTGTGGGCCGCGCCCATATCGTGACCCGCGAAGACGGCCAGTTTGCCGCCCGCGACCTTTTCGACGCCAACGTGCCGCCCATTCCGGGCTTTGCAAAACCGGCGGGATTTGTATTTTAA